One Vicia villosa cultivar HV-30 ecotype Madison, WI linkage group LG5, Vvil1.0, whole genome shotgun sequence genomic window, ccAACTCACcaactccaaaataaaatttaaaaaaaaaaacatttttttattttcattttccttATAGTTTTTAATTTTGGTTCTTctcatcactctcctcaatctcacaAACACAAACACCATAGAATTTTCAtaaaaagaaaccctaatttgaaatttctgagaAACACAGATTTGGGGGAAACCAGAGAACGAATTCAGAACTTTCAATCGGCATCGAGATTTGAAGTTATCAAGGAAGAGAAATCTTGGGTTCCTTTCAAAATCTGAAatttttctctctatctctctggGTGCTACCAATCATTTACCTACGGTTTTTCCTTCCAAAATCTgacatttttatgagaaaatgtcTCAGCTGAAGCAAATGTCGCACGCCGACAACAGTGCTCCGTCGACGCCGGGGAAGTTCAAGATGGAGAAAGCTTCTTACTTCAACCGTGTACGGTGGCACACTTCTCCGGCGAAGCTTGCTCTTTGGACCTTTGTTTTCTCAGCTGCAATCTTGATCTTCTTTTTCCGATCTCCGGCGACATCTTCTATTCCGGCGGATCCCTCTCGGCGGTCTCTGAGAAGTCCTTCCAACTGGGGTGGTCCGGTTTGGGAGAAACGCGTCCGTTCCTCCGCGAGGGTCCGGTCCAGAAACGGGTTCTCCGTTCTTGTGACCGGAGCCGCTGGTTTCGTCGGAACACATGTCTCCGCGGCGCTGAAGCGCCGCGGAGACGGTGTTCTGGGGATTGATAACTTCAATGACTATTATGACCCTTCTTTGAAGCGTGCAAGGCAAGCTCTTTTGGAGAGAACCGGTGTTTACATTGTGGAAGGTGATATCAATGATGCTGCTTTGTTAAGGAAGCTTTTTGAGGTTGTTCCTTTTACTCATGTCATGCATTTGGCTGCTCAAGCTGGTGTGAGGTATGCTATGGAGAATCCTGGTTCTTATGTTCATAGTAACATTGCTGGTTTTGTTAATTTgcttgaagtttgtaaaactgtTAACCCTCAACCTTCAATTGTTTGGGCTAGTTCTAGTTCTGTTTATGGATTGAATACTAAGGTGCCTTTTTCTGAGAAGGATAGAACAGATCAACCTGCTAGTTTGTATGCTGCTACTAAGAAAGCCGGCGAAGAAATCGCGCATACTTATAATCATATATACGGTCTTTCGTTAACCGGATTGCGGTTTTTCACTGTTTACGGTCCTTGGGGTAGACCTGATATGGCTTACTTCTTTTTCACTAGAGATATTTTGAAGGGGAAGACAATTTCCATTTTCGAGGGAGCGAATCATGGGACTGTTGCAAGGGATTTTACTTATATAGATGATATCGTGAGAGGGTGTTTAGGTGCTTTGGATACTGCCGAGAAGAGTACCGGAAGTGGCGGGAAGAAGAGGGCGCCGGCTCAGTTGAGGGTTTTCAATTTGGGGAATACTTCGCCCGTTCCTGTTTCCGATCTCGTGAGTATTTTGGAGAGGCTGTTGAAGACTAAGGCGAAGAGGAATATTATGAAGTTGCCGAGGAACGGGGACGTCCAGTTTACTCATGCGAATATTAGCTACGCGCAGGGAGAGCTCGGTTATAAGCCGGTGACAGATCTTCAGACCGGTTTGAAGAAATTCGTGAGGTGGTACATGAATTACTATTCCGGTGGGAAGAAAGCCGtcgagtgatgatgatgatgatggattcttttttttatataggATCTATGAATTCTTGTTCATTACGATTCTTGTGATTGTTCTTCCGTTAGCATTTTATCTGCCTGTGTTGCTCGAATCACCATGTTTCATACACTTTGTCAAAGCCGCGCCTTTTTTACGAAGGAACCTCTTGTAACCTGCACTGCGAAAGTTTTGTTGTTGGTGGAGAGACTCGAGATTATTCGCCCGGGCACCCTATTTTCCAGTGTCAAAGAAAACAAGATACATCATCTCATattctcttttattctttctttttttctctcctctCAATGTAATTGTTGTAGTTTTAGAAATGTAGCATTCATGAACGACGATAGCGCATATGCTGATTCATCGTGGCAGTGTATAATTTGTTAAGGAAAATGAGTAAAATCATCATACAATAGTTTGATTTCCAGTTTTCGAACTGATTGAATCAATAAGACATGTATTTTATTTGCATATGTAATTTTTCATCTATAAATGGACTCTTGTATTATTACTTCCGCGCATAGATAGCTCTAGTTCTTTCTGTTTCGCTATTAACATTTT contains:
- the LOC131601486 gene encoding UDP-glucuronate 4-epimerase 3, producing MSQLKQMSHADNSAPSTPGKFKMEKASYFNRVRWHTSPAKLALWTFVFSAAILIFFFRSPATSSIPADPSRRSLRSPSNWGGPVWEKRVRSSARVRSRNGFSVLVTGAAGFVGTHVSAALKRRGDGVLGIDNFNDYYDPSLKRARQALLERTGVYIVEGDINDAALLRKLFEVVPFTHVMHLAAQAGVRYAMENPGSYVHSNIAGFVNLLEVCKTVNPQPSIVWASSSSVYGLNTKVPFSEKDRTDQPASLYAATKKAGEEIAHTYNHIYGLSLTGLRFFTVYGPWGRPDMAYFFFTRDILKGKTISIFEGANHGTVARDFTYIDDIVRGCLGALDTAEKSTGSGGKKRAPAQLRVFNLGNTSPVPVSDLVSILERLLKTKAKRNIMKLPRNGDVQFTHANISYAQGELGYKPVTDLQTGLKKFVRWYMNYYSGGKKAVE